Genomic DNA from candidate division WOR-3 bacterium:
CAAGATTTAATTCAACAAGTCCAATTCTATCCACATCAAGAGCAGAAACAAAGGTATAGATGCCTGAAGCATAAGATTTGTGGAATGGCATTTGAGAAACAAGCTTTTTATCATCAAAGTCAATTCCACTTTTGACTCTTGAATGAATAACCTGCTTTGAAGGAGACTCACTACCTAAAATAGGCATAAGCCAAGAAAACATAACTCTTGAACTTCTTCTTTCAGAAACACTTTCTTGCTCCTCCTCTTCTTCAGATGCTTTTTTTCCTCTTTTTCCTTCTCCTGCAATTGCTGCAAGATACCCGTGAATATCACAAATAGCACATTTCTTAATAACAGCCACCTGTCCTTCCACAATAGCATTTTTATGAGAAAGAATATTATTTTCCAGTTTTGCCGGTCTTACAGGTTCACCAATCTTACAGGCATCACAGAAAGGCAAGCCTTGCTCTGAGCCTAACTTTCTCATCCCTTCATAATGCCAGTGTTTGAGCATCCTACCTGATACTGCTGGTGCTTCAACCCTATTGCCGTTTTCATCAAGAAACTCCATAATCCTTATATCAGTTACATTTCCTGCC
This window encodes:
- a CDS encoding DevR family CRISPR-associated autoregulator, with protein sequence MLKFVTFAVRVQLNVHDLNNEAVAGNVTDIRIMEFLDENGNRVEAPAVSGRMLKHWHYEGMRKLGSEQGLPFCDACKIGEPVRPAKLENNILSHKNAIVEGQVAVIKKCAICDIHGYLAAIAGEGKRGKKASEEEEEQESVSERRSSRVMFSWLMPILGSESPSKQVIHSRVKSGIDFDDKKLVSQMPFHKSYASGIYTFVSALDVDRIGLVELNLGSKNPYAVEDNDRKKRIKVAIEAYRLMLSGQIGASLSHAIPHVNPVEVLVAYSEKGPLPFPVSPMYSDYISKTIGLMPEDATLLYWGSETPEGVVKKNSINDILDELLSKIG